The following coding sequences lie in one Apium graveolens cultivar Ventura chromosome 3, ASM990537v1, whole genome shotgun sequence genomic window:
- the LOC141714530 gene encoding uncharacterized protein LOC141714530 has product MNLIGGYKDEIDESIVETLMDMLNQHNELVRQFHTARERFKDNKYDEFGLVLLSSQSASGRPNIIGPTDEVGGRLWQQYVVDAFCAIEQYQLDWVTTHQTTIRSDLYTSIRDALCKGDHDPNYVGKAVVLPASFTGSQRYMSQHFKDALALCRDIRHPSLFLTITCNTKWPEITEMIKSLPGVDVCDVPDIVSRFFKPKLDQLMHLIKKKNYFRKCIGEFQKRGLPHMHMLIWLHPDARPKIVAQIDALVSAEIPDKDTDPVNYAAVSNYMIHEPCGVDNTYSSCMVKGRCMRHFPKRFNGNTYIDDCGFPIYRRRNTGRSIKKKGVFWTIATWRIFGFDVHSRWPSVDRLPIHLPGNKPRQRGDVVGRLTEVHAIGGDLLYIRMLLMRIKGSTSFDELRTVEEIEKLLNDIGKSLKDFPTMPYPPEVFLYNSGNGLIAEETSYDTEQMKSLPIGDDKVPSITENPGDDGLVDFKILEQFIIRGTDNPIQSLFDITYPDFLSNMSSYDYLRSRAILTPTNSLVDDINDFVIEKISGKTHTYFSQDSIDDNGGLDNDFDTAFPVEYLNSINMSCLPKQELQIKKYHFMSLQNFTNNVGNNYSHDGLDDSPLAASDIIGVVYQEIHSTTVQTFYGETKCLNFYVSDGMSKVEVNVLGDLAKEANELFYHDIQ; this is encoded by the exons ATGAATCTAATTGGTGGATACAAAGATGAAATTGACGAGAGTATTGTTGAAACTTTGATGGACATGTTAAATCAGCATAATGAATTGGTTAGGCAATTTCATACTGCTCGTGAGCGCTTCAAAGACAATAAATATGATGAGTTTGGATTGGTTCTCTTATCTTCTCAATCAGCGAGTGGTCGTCCTAATATAATTGGACCAACAGATGAGGTTGGAG GTCGTTTGTGGCAACAGTATGTCGTTGATGCCTTTTGTGCAATTGAACAATATCAGTTGGATTGGGTTACTACTCACCAAACAACTATAAGGTCAGATCTGTATACTTCCATCCGAGATGCTTTGTGTAAAGGTGATCACGATCCCAATTATGTTGGGAAAGCTGTTGTATTACCTGCATCATTCACAGGTTCACAAAGGTATATGTCACAACATTTTAAGGATGCACTTGCGTTATGTAGGGATATTAGACACCCTTCTCTTTTCCTGACAATAACATGTAATACAAAGTGGCCTGAAATAACCGAGATGATAAAATCTTTACCGGGTGTTGATGTGTGCGATGTACCTGACATAGTGTCCAGATTTTTTAAACCTAAGTTGGATCAGCTAATGCATttgataaagaagaaaaactaCTTTAGAAAATGCATAGGAG AATTTCAAAAACGGGGTCTTCCACATATGCATATGTTGATTTGGCTACACCCGGATGCTAGGCCCAAAATAGTTGCTCAAATAGATGCTCTGGTCAGTGCTGAAATACCTGACAAAGATACAGATCCTGTTAATTATGCCGCTGTCAGCAATTACATGATTCATGAGCCCTGTGGAGTTGACAACACCTATTCATCTTGCATGGTTAAAGGAAGATGTATGAGACACTTTCCTAAGAG GTTCAATGGTAACACGTATATTGATGATTGTGGTTTTCCCATTTATCGCAGACGCAATACTGGCAGAAGTATAAAAAAGAAAGGTGTTTTTTGGACAATAG CAACATGGAGAATATTTGGTTTTGATGTACATTCTCGGTGGCCATCTGTTGATAGATTACCTATTCATTTACCTGGCAACAA ACCTCGCCAAAGAGGTGATGTAGTTGGCAGATTAACAGAAGTACATGCTATTGGCGGTGATTTGTTGTATATCCGCATGTTACTTATGAGGATAAAAGGTTCTACTTCATTTGACGAGCTAAGGACGGTTGAAG AAATTGAAAAACTTCTGAACGATATTGGAAAGAGCTTAAAAGATTTCCCGACAATGCCCTATCCTCCAGAAGTCTTTCTTTACAACAGTGGCAATGGTTTAATTGCTGAAGAAACAAGTTACGATACCGAGCAAATGAAAAG CTTGCCAATTGGCGATGACAAGGTCCCTAGCATTACTGAGAACCCTGGAGATGATGGTTTGgtagattttaaaattttagagcAGTTTATTATTCGTGGAACAGATAATCCAATTCAATCTTTATTTGACATAACCTATCCAGATTTTCTATCGAACATGTCTTCTTACGATTATCTTAGATCCAGAGCAATCCTTACTCCTACAAACAGTCTGGTGGATGATATAAATGACTTTGTGATTGAGAAAATTTCAGGTAAAACTCATACCTATTTCAGTCAGGATTCTATAGATGATAATGGAGGGTTGGATAATGATTTTGATACTGCCTTTCCAGTAGAATACCTGAATTCAATTAACATGTCGTGCTTGCCAAAGCAAGAGTTACAGATTAAG AAGTATCATTTTATGAGCTTGCAAAACTTTACTAATAATGTTGGAAATAATTATTCTCATGATGGTCTTGATGACTCTCCTCTTGCCGCATCAG ATATAATCGGAGTTGTGTACCAAGAGATCCACTCTACGACTGTACAGACGTTTTATGGCGAAACCAAATGCCTGAATTTCTATGTTAGTGATGGCATGTCCAAAGTTGAAGTAAATGTTTTGGGAGATTTAGCTAAAGAGGCGAATGAATTGTTTTACCATGATATTCAATAA